The Candidatus Thermoplasmatota archaeon genome contains the following window.
TTTTTACGCTTCGATTTTGTTTCTAACGGTTTAAAAGGCTTAGTCTTCACTTTCTTTTCAGGCTGAAAGCAAGCCCACCATTCCATGCAGTTTATGGTATCATCTATGAATTGATAGTGGACATCGTTTTTGAGGCGGCTAAAATTTTTTCCCCATCCCATAGAAAGATATTCGTCCACATTTTCTAAATTGATAAAGAACGAATCGACTAAATCGTCTTCATAAGCCTTTTT
Protein-coding sequences here:
- a CDS encoding DUF1186 domain-containing protein, which codes for KKAYEDDLVDSFFINLENVDEYLSMGWGKNFSRLKNDVHYQFIDDTINCMEWWACFQPEKKVKTKPFKPLETKSKRKKIGRNDPCPCGSGKKYKKCCGSIENR